The proteins below come from a single Rhizobium sp. BT04 genomic window:
- a CDS encoding chemotaxis protein CheW, whose protein sequence is MAPTSLEAQFVTFSLGEEIFAVPVEVVREILDYAEAFKIPNGPDYLLGLRDVRGQGVPTIDLRLKLGMTKTLPTPHTRVLVLDVPLESRLLTLGLVADRVFEVTPFRRDQIETAPDIGVRWRSDYIAGVVRRENGFVVIIDLARLLSREDASALQSAA, encoded by the coding sequence ATGGCTCCGACATCTCTGGAAGCGCAATTCGTGACCTTCAGCCTCGGCGAGGAAATCTTCGCCGTCCCGGTTGAGGTCGTCCGGGAAATTCTCGACTATGCGGAAGCTTTCAAGATTCCGAACGGTCCCGACTATCTGCTCGGCCTGCGCGACGTGCGCGGGCAGGGCGTGCCGACGATCGACCTTCGATTGAAGCTCGGCATGACGAAGACCTTGCCGACGCCGCATACGCGGGTGCTCGTCCTCGACGTGCCGCTGGAAAGCCGGCTGCTCACCCTCGGTCTCGTCGCCGATCGCGTCTTCGAGGTCACGCCGTTCCGGCGTGACCAGATCGAGACGGCGCCCGATATCGGCGTGCGCTGGCGCTCGGACTATATTGCCGGGGTCGTTCGCCGTGAAAATGGTTTCGTCGTCATCATCGATCTCGCGCGACTCTTGTCGCGCGAGGACGC